Proteins encoded in a region of the Oncorhynchus keta strain PuntledgeMale-10-30-2019 unplaced genomic scaffold, Oket_V2 Un_contig_5015_pilon_pilon, whole genome shotgun sequence genome:
- the LOC127925061 gene encoding uncharacterized protein LOC127925061 — protein MCLFASCGFSRLVASCGFSSLVASCGFSRLVASCGFSSLVASCGFSSLVASCGFSSLYASCGFSRLVASCGFSSLFASCGFSRLVASCGFSSLFASCGFSRLVASCGFSSLFASCGFSRLVASCGFSSLFASCGFFSLVASCGFSSLVASCGFSSLVASCGFSSLVASCGFSSLVASCGFSRLVASCGFSSLVASCGFSSLVASCGFSSLYASCGFSRLVASCGFSSLVASCGFSSLVASCGFSSLVASCGFSRLVASCGFSSLFASCGFSRLVASCGFSSLVASCGFSSLFASCGFSSLVASCGFRPRISVWRLFHLPARGVRTSPPVR, from the exons ATGTG TCTATTTGCGTCATGTGGTTTCTCTAGACTAGTTGCGTCATGTGGTTTCTCTAGTCTAGTTGCGTCATGTGGTTTCTCTAGACTAGTTGCGTCATGTGGTTTCTCTAGTCTAGTTGCGTCATGTGGTTTCTCTAGTCTAGTTGCGTCATGTGGTTTCTCTAGTCTATATGCGTCATGTGGTTTCTCTAGACTAGTTGCGTCATGTGGTTTCTCTAGTCTATTTGCGTCATGTGGTTTCTCTAGACTAGTTGCGTCATGTGGTTTCTCTAGTCTATTTGCGTCATGTGGTTTCTCTAGACTAGTTGCGTCATGTGGTTTCTCTAGTCTATTTGCGTCATGTGGTTTCTCTAGACTAGTTGCGTCATGTGGTTTCTCTAGTCTATTTGCGTCATGTGGTTTCTTTAGTCTAGTTGCGTCATGTGGTTTCTCTAGTCTAGTTGCGTCATGTGGTTTCTCTAGTCTAGTTGCGTCATGTGGTTTCTCTAGTCTTGTTGCGTCATGTGGTTTCTCTAGTCTAGTTGCGTCATGTGGTTTCTCTAGACTAGTTGCGTCATGTGGTTTCTCTAGTCTAGTTGCGTCATGTGGTTTCTCTAGTCTAGTTGCGTCATGTGGTTTCTCTAGTCTATATGCGTCATGTGGTTTCTCTAGACTAGTTGCGTCATGTGGTTTCTCTAGTCTAGTTGCATCATGTGGTTTCTCTAGTCTAGTTGCGTCATGTGGTTTCTCTAGTCTAGTTGCGTCATGTGGTTTCTCTAGACTAGTTGCGTCATGTGGTTTCTCTAGTCTATTTGCGTCATGTGGTTTCTCTAGACTAGTTGCGTCATGTGGTTTCTCTAGTCTAGTTGCGTCATGTGGTTTCTCTAGTCTATTTGCGTCATGTGGTTTCTCTAGTCTAGTTGCGTCATGTGGTTTCAGACCCAGGATTAGTGTCTGGAGGTTATTTCACCTACCAGCCAGAGGAGTCAGGACTTCCCCCCCAGTCAGGTGA